Proteins from a single region of Bombus huntii isolate Logan2020A chromosome 2, iyBomHunt1.1, whole genome shotgun sequence:
- the LOC126878215 gene encoding protein odd-skipped-like produces the protein MAESNPKEFSPWLSEKTNAVKALAREQCEAAVQLQRQQQLQQHQNQHQLQQQQQLRGPLTIHHAGCPTKVGPVTNQLNTSHATHGRAAQYQHYHHHHHHRHVSMSPPLLLLSSPAPIAATHNHLNVSGHRNVVTPPDTPADRSPPSPGNKLNRSQHLPREATGLVLVFRLPHWI, from the exons ATGGCTGAAAGTAATCCAAAAGAGTTTTCACCATGGTTATCg GAGAAGACGAATGCCGTGAAGGCGTTAGCGCGCGAACAGTGCGAAGCGGCGGTACAGCTGCAGCGTCAGCAGCAGCTGCAACAGCACCAGAACCAGCACCAgctacaacagcaacaacaactacGTGGCCCGTTAACCATCCACCATGCTGGCTGCCCAACGAAAGTCGGGCCCGTGACGAACCAACTAAATACCAGCCACGCAACGCACGGCCGAGCTGCACAGTACCAACActatcatcaccatcatcatcatcgacaCGTGTCAATGTCTCCACCGCTCTTGTTGCTCTCATCGCCAGCTCCGATCGCGGCGACGCACAATCATCTGAACGTGAGCGGACACAGAAACGTGGTTACGCCACCGGATACACCAGCAGATAGATCGCCACCGAGTCCTGGAAATAAGCTAAATAGATCGCAGCATTTGCCACGGGAAGCAACCGGCCTGGTCCTGGTCTTCCGGCTGCCACATTGGATCTAA